From Alienimonas californiensis, a single genomic window includes:
- a CDS encoding PVC-type heme-binding CxxCH protein, which produces MPEPRRTPFAALVGGALLLTAGGAPLSAEEPAEPEVVSSPVVTAATPGRSVPISVDVTGAERLALIVTEGGDGFTADWAVWVKPTLTGPAGTLKLTDLKWKSAEQGWGVTAVDRDPNGGELTVDGKPVHGIGTHARSRIVFELPEGYTTFTARGALEDGGTDQAGGTASSVQFVVYAGGEGLDEEIQDPTRSAKAELQNLTVADDLAVDLFAAEPMLLSPSNIDVDAHGRVWVCEVVNYRQFRNTDSAPREAGDRILVLEDSDGDGELDQKTVFYQHPEIDSAHGVCVLGETVIVSAGENILTFKDADGDLQADEGSRRVLFTGISGVQHDHGVHSVLFGPDGKLYFNFGNEGKQLRRPDGSPVVDLAGNVVAANRQPYQEGMAFRCDLDGSNVETLGWNFRNNWELTVDSFGRVWQSDNDDDGNAATRLNLVIPFGNYGYRDEFTGGGWRDERPGMHRDVPLRHWHLNDPGVMPNLYQSGAGSPTGIAVYEGDLLPPEYRGALLHCDAGPNAVRAYFLKPDGAGFSAEQKDLLTGENDRWFRPSDVTVAPDGSLIVADWYDPGVGGHRMDDVTRGRLFRLRPTGSEKTYMAPVLDLSTPAGALAALNSPNLDARYQGFTALAGMGEDAVEPVRAQFRDQAAPAHLRARAMWALAQLISPLRVADEAIGIEDEAIRAAGLRLLCEATDVRTEEGIKNRLARLVVGVLRTDRLDAPALWREAAVALRGVPADADVAGVTAAQLWAALAQRADLTDRWMLETLGLAAEGKWDACLDAYLATSPEADAAKQVIWRSRAKQTPALLAEALLDPARVSGEEAPRWVRAFDFQANSEQKRAALQRLAFADELPEDRATLVRLAALLRLKEAGGADEGRIKEGIERVLDEVRGTPQFVELLRTFRIQGHADALIELAGTQPTETAGVEAAGLLIERGMWKDVSTVVWGEDRTLAEGLLSAVGRTHRGDAVKFLTAVMDDENLDVARRKAAASGLAQIGQGAQLLLERAEQGELAEELRQSVAATLHASTYHNLGDRVAKVFPPPPGREKPLPPLAELTEARGDVANGKTVYMTTGTCSKCHVIKGVGREIGPDLTEIGDKLGRQALYTSILYPSAGVSHNYETHTVLTEDGSVFNGLLISETDKELKIRDQEGIERTFSKDALLEHGVQDVSLMPADIQKLMSEQELVDLVEFLTTLKK; this is translated from the coding sequence ATGCCTGAACCCCGTCGCACTCCGTTCGCCGCCCTCGTCGGGGGGGCGCTCCTCCTGACCGCCGGCGGCGCCCCGCTGTCGGCTGAGGAACCGGCCGAGCCGGAGGTCGTCAGCAGTCCCGTCGTCACCGCCGCGACCCCCGGTCGCAGCGTCCCGATCTCCGTCGACGTGACCGGCGCCGAACGGTTGGCGCTGATCGTGACCGAGGGCGGGGACGGCTTCACCGCCGATTGGGCCGTCTGGGTCAAGCCGACGCTCACCGGCCCGGCGGGCACGCTGAAGCTGACCGACCTGAAGTGGAAATCCGCCGAGCAGGGCTGGGGCGTCACCGCGGTCGACCGCGATCCAAACGGGGGCGAACTGACCGTCGACGGCAAGCCGGTCCACGGCATTGGCACGCACGCCCGTAGCCGGATCGTGTTCGAATTGCCGGAGGGCTACACGACGTTTACCGCCCGCGGGGCGCTGGAGGACGGCGGGACCGATCAGGCTGGGGGGACGGCCAGCAGCGTGCAGTTCGTCGTTTACGCCGGCGGAGAGGGGTTGGACGAGGAGATCCAGGACCCCACCCGCTCCGCCAAGGCGGAACTGCAGAACCTCACGGTCGCCGACGACCTCGCCGTCGACCTGTTCGCCGCGGAGCCGATGTTGCTCTCCCCCAGCAACATCGACGTGGACGCCCACGGCCGGGTGTGGGTTTGCGAAGTCGTCAACTACCGCCAGTTCCGCAACACGGACAGCGCACCCCGCGAGGCCGGCGACCGCATCCTCGTATTGGAGGACTCGGACGGCGACGGCGAACTCGATCAGAAGACGGTCTTCTATCAGCACCCGGAGATCGACAGCGCCCACGGCGTCTGCGTGCTGGGCGAGACGGTGATCGTCTCCGCCGGCGAGAACATCCTCACCTTCAAGGACGCCGACGGCGACCTGCAGGCCGACGAGGGCAGCCGCCGGGTCCTGTTCACCGGGATTAGCGGCGTGCAGCACGATCACGGGGTGCACAGCGTCCTGTTCGGCCCGGACGGCAAGCTGTATTTCAACTTTGGCAACGAGGGTAAACAGCTCCGGCGGCCGGACGGCTCGCCGGTGGTGGACCTCGCCGGCAACGTCGTCGCCGCCAACCGGCAGCCTTATCAGGAGGGCATGGCGTTCCGCTGCGACCTGGACGGCAGCAACGTGGAGACGCTCGGCTGGAACTTCCGCAATAACTGGGAACTGACCGTCGACAGCTTCGGCCGCGTCTGGCAGTCCGACAACGACGACGACGGCAACGCCGCCACCCGGCTGAACCTCGTCATCCCCTTCGGCAACTACGGCTACCGGGACGAGTTCACCGGCGGCGGCTGGCGGGACGAGCGGCCGGGGATGCACCGCGACGTGCCCCTGCGGCACTGGCATCTGAACGATCCCGGCGTGATGCCGAACCTCTATCAGAGCGGCGCCGGCAGCCCCACGGGCATCGCCGTCTATGAAGGCGATCTGTTACCGCCGGAGTACCGCGGCGCCCTGCTCCACTGCGACGCCGGCCCCAACGCCGTGCGGGCCTACTTCCTCAAGCCCGACGGCGCCGGCTTCTCCGCGGAGCAGAAGGACCTCCTGACCGGCGAGAACGATCGCTGGTTCCGCCCCTCCGACGTCACCGTCGCCCCGGACGGCAGCCTGATCGTCGCCGACTGGTACGACCCCGGCGTCGGCGGCCACCGGATGGACGACGTCACCCGCGGTCGCCTGTTCCGCCTGCGGCCGACGGGTTCGGAGAAGACCTATATGGCGCCGGTCCTCGACCTCTCCACCCCCGCGGGGGCGCTCGCCGCGTTGAACAGTCCGAACCTCGACGCCCGCTATCAGGGCTTCACGGCGCTCGCCGGGATGGGCGAAGACGCGGTGGAACCGGTGCGGGCGCAATTCCGCGATCAGGCTGCTCCCGCTCACCTGCGGGCCCGGGCGATGTGGGCTCTGGCGCAGCTGATCAGTCCGCTGCGGGTGGCGGACGAGGCGATCGGGATCGAAGATGAAGCAATCCGCGCCGCCGGCCTGCGCCTGCTCTGCGAAGCGACCGACGTTCGCACCGAGGAGGGCATCAAGAACCGGCTCGCCCGCCTGGTGGTGGGCGTGCTTCGGACCGACCGCCTCGACGCCCCCGCCCTGTGGCGGGAGGCCGCCGTGGCCCTGCGGGGCGTCCCGGCGGACGCCGACGTGGCGGGGGTGACCGCCGCGCAGCTGTGGGCGGCCCTCGCCCAGCGGGCCGACCTCACCGACCGCTGGATGCTGGAAACGCTCGGCCTCGCCGCCGAGGGTAAGTGGGACGCCTGCCTCGACGCCTATCTGGCGACCTCCCCGGAGGCCGACGCGGCGAAGCAGGTCATTTGGCGGAGCCGTGCGAAGCAGACGCCGGCCCTGCTGGCCGAGGCGCTGCTCGATCCCGCACGCGTCTCCGGCGAGGAGGCCCCGCGGTGGGTGCGGGCGTTCGACTTCCAGGCGAACTCCGAACAGAAACGGGCCGCCCTCCAGCGGTTGGCCTTCGCGGACGAACTGCCGGAGGACCGGGCGACGCTGGTGCGGCTCGCCGCCCTGCTCCGCCTGAAGGAGGCCGGCGGCGCCGACGAAGGACGCATCAAGGAAGGCATCGAGCGCGTGCTGGACGAGGTGCGGGGCACCCCACAGTTCGTCGAACTGCTGCGGACCTTCCGCATCCAGGGCCACGCCGACGCCCTGATCGAACTGGCCGGTACGCAGCCGACCGAGACCGCCGGCGTCGAGGCGGCGGGTCTGCTGATCGAACGGGGAATGTGGAAGGACGTCAGCACGGTCGTCTGGGGCGAGGATCGGACGCTCGCCGAGGGCCTGCTGTCCGCCGTCGGCCGCACGCACCGGGGGGACGCGGTGAAGTTTCTCACCGCGGTGATGGACGACGAGAATCTGGACGTCGCCCGTCGCAAGGCCGCCGCGTCCGGTCTGGCCCAGATCGGCCAGGGCGCCCAACTGCTGCTGGAGCGGGCCGAGCAGGGCGAACTGGCGGAGGAGTTGCGGCAGAGCGTCGCCGCCACCCTGCACGCCTCGACGTACCACAATCTGGGCGACCGCGTGGCGAAAGTCTTCCCCCCGCCGCCCGGGCGGGAGAAGCCGCTGCCGCCGCTAGCCGAACTGACCGAGGCCCGCGGGGACGTGGCGAACGGCAAGACGGTTTACATGACGACCGGCACCTGCTCGAAGTGCCACGTGATCAAGGGCGTCGGCCGGGAGATCGGCCCGGACCTGACGGAGATCGGCGACAAGCTCGGCCGGCAGGCCCTCTACACCTCGATCCTGTACCCCTCCGCCGGCGTCAGCCACAACTACGAGACGCACACCGTGCTCACGGAGGACGGCAGCGTTTTCAACGGGCTGCTGATTAGCGAGACGGATAAGGAGCTCAAGATCAGGGACCAGGAGGGCATCGAACGCACGTTCTCCAAGGACGCCCTGCTGGAGCACGGCGTGCAGGACGTCTCCCTGATGCCGGCGGACATCCAAAAGCTGATGTCCGAGCAGGAATTAGTGGACTTGGTCGAGTTCCTCACGACGCTGAAAAAGTGA
- a CDS encoding LysR family transcriptional regulator has product MLIREAEIFREVASRRSFSRAAEVLNMSQPAVSQTVGNLEKRLGVKLLDRSTRPCCLTEPGRVLLEGCRDLLDGFRELEDRVKGVAGRVSGRLCVSSIYSVGLLQAPTVEEFARLYPDVVLRLEYGHPDDVYDAVGSDEAELGLVSFPRGGGSFESIPWQREPIVLATRIGHPLAEGGSVKPSRLAGEPLVALQTRLKLRRQSDRWLKSVGVDPEISYEFDNLETVKRAVEAGAGVALVPEPTIRREVSLGTLATATLEGVDWIRPLGIVRRRRRPLSAAAKAFCDLLLETAAEPKAPDGNGEPGRAQTAHPPAARSKRMAERDAEVAVAG; this is encoded by the coding sequence GTGCTCATTCGAGAGGCCGAAATCTTTCGTGAGGTCGCCTCCCGGCGGAGTTTCTCCCGGGCGGCGGAGGTGCTGAATATGTCCCAGCCGGCGGTTTCCCAGACGGTGGGGAACCTCGAGAAGCGGCTGGGGGTGAAGTTGCTCGATCGCTCGACGCGGCCGTGCTGCCTCACGGAGCCGGGCCGGGTGCTGCTGGAAGGTTGCCGCGATCTGCTGGACGGCTTCCGGGAGCTGGAGGACCGCGTGAAGGGTGTCGCTGGCCGCGTCAGCGGGCGGCTGTGCGTCTCGAGCATCTACTCCGTCGGTCTGCTGCAGGCCCCGACGGTGGAGGAGTTCGCCCGGCTGTATCCGGACGTGGTCCTTCGGCTGGAGTACGGCCACCCGGACGACGTGTACGACGCCGTCGGCAGCGACGAGGCGGAACTGGGCCTCGTCTCCTTCCCCCGGGGCGGCGGGTCGTTCGAGAGCATCCCCTGGCAGCGCGAACCGATCGTGCTCGCCACGCGGATCGGCCACCCGCTCGCCGAGGGCGGGTCGGTCAAACCCTCCCGCCTGGCGGGGGAACCGCTGGTCGCCCTGCAAACGCGGTTGAAGTTGCGGCGGCAGTCGGACCGCTGGCTGAAGAGCGTCGGGGTGGACCCCGAGATTAGCTACGAGTTCGACAATCTGGAGACCGTGAAGCGAGCCGTCGAAGCCGGCGCCGGCGTGGCGCTGGTGCCCGAACCGACGATTCGCCGCGAGGTCAGCCTCGGCACCCTGGCGACGGCGACGCTGGAGGGGGTGGACTGGATCCGCCCGCTGGGCATCGTGCGGCGTCGACGGCGACCGCTGAGCGCCGCCGCCAAGGCGTTCTGCGATCTACTACTGGAAACCGCGGCGGAGCCGAAAGCCCCGGACGGAAACGGGGAACCCGGCCGGGCCCAGACGGCCCACCCGCCCGCAGCCCGCTCCAAACGCATGGCAGAGCGGGACGCCGAAGTCGCAGTCGCCGGCTAA
- the gltB gene encoding glutamate synthase large subunit, whose amino-acid sequence MTQFPARHQEGRFPERQGLYDPALEHDSCGVGFVAHIKGQRSHGIVTDADRILRHMTHRGACGCEENTGDGAGMLTALPHEFLARVAGEEGFSLPEPGRYAAGNVFLPRDPQQRERAKKTLEERVAAYGQTLLGWRELPIDPEGADVGPSARACMPHIEQVFVAAGENVVKNGDLNEGAFDRALFLIRKSVSRMVREESGMPEALLFYVCSLNARTIVYKGMLTPEQVMPMYPDLAAEDYTTHLAMVHSRFSTNTFPSWDRAQPLRNIAHNGEINTLRGNRNWMAARQGQLQSEFFDGKLADSFPICEEHLSDSGNFDNCLELLLRSGRSPQEAIMLMIPEAWQNHEQMPEEKRAFYEYHSALMEPWDGPASVSFTDGHVIGAVLDRNGLRPSRYYVTHDDRVVMASEVGVLDVAPENVKEKGRLKPGRMFLVNFDEGRIVPDKELKMNAAERRPYGEWLREQRLELSELPAATAPPARSGERLFKRLRSFGYSEETLRFMLLPLIRAKKDPIGSMGDDAALACLSEQPRLVPDYFKQLFAQVTNPAIDSIREEIVMSLECFVGPEGNLLNTTPEQCHRLRVPHPVLTNEQTAALKGLGDNPHRGWSSRVADFTFAKPEDPRDAERLLIETLDALCAEADAAIEAGQALLILSDRAAGSDRVAVPALLAAGAVHQHLIRTESRTKLGLILESGETREVHHFCTLVGYGADAINPYLAFAAIRHARDGGSLAEHESSGKPWTDDEIVAAFRKGVGKGMLKVFAKMGISTLQSYKGAQIFEALGLGQEVIDRCFTGTPSRIKGIGFDRLALDAMQRHDLGYPSAAATRGDDYDPVDLPNPGTYAWRAEGEKHAWTPQTIAAVQNAARTGDKDAYKQFAAMVNERVAKDCNLRGLVRFRTEDAEPIDLDSVEPASEIVKRFCTGAMSYGSISAEAHETLAVAMNRLGGKSNTGEGGENPERFNPLPNGDTKRSAIKQVASGRFGVTSWYLTNADEIQIKISQGAKPGEGGELPGHKVDKIIASVRHSTPGVGLISPPPHHDIYSIEDLSQLIFDLKNANPGARISVKLVSEVGVGTVAAGVAKGHADNILVSGASGGTGASPLTSIKHAGLPWELGIAETHQTLVMNGLRDRVRLQTDGQLKTGRDVAVACLLGAEEFGFSTAPLITLGCIMMRKCHLNTCPVGIATQDPALRKMFRGQPEHVVNYLFAVAEECREIMASLGFRTIDEMVGRADLLAPDLPVGHPKAGQLDLTPILRKATSDYQNAGTFCTVDQKHELDLVKDRQLIKDAAPALKDGTPVELKYTIENIDRAFGTMLSHEVSKAHGANGLPDDTIKLHCTGSAGQSLGAWLAQGVTIEVTGDANDYVGKGLSGGRIVLRPPANCGFDPAENMILGNVALYGATSGELFARGVAAERFCVRNSGASAVVEGCGDHGCEYMTGGRAVILGETGRNFAAGMSGGIAYVLDPNETLLAKTNLATVELEPVEGGDADELKALIERHVALTDSARGAELLKDWNAARKNFRKVMPVDYRRALAELASEGDEAGMAAASAGETVTPVVAA is encoded by the coding sequence ATGACCCAGTTCCCCGCCCGTCACCAGGAAGGCCGCTTCCCGGAGCGGCAGGGTCTGTACGACCCGGCGCTGGAGCACGACAGCTGCGGCGTCGGCTTCGTGGCGCACATCAAGGGCCAACGCTCGCACGGCATCGTCACCGACGCCGACCGCATCCTGCGTCACATGACGCACCGAGGCGCCTGCGGGTGCGAGGAGAACACCGGCGACGGCGCCGGCATGCTGACCGCGCTGCCGCACGAGTTCCTCGCCCGCGTCGCCGGCGAGGAGGGCTTCTCCCTGCCCGAGCCGGGCCGCTACGCCGCCGGCAACGTCTTCCTGCCCCGCGATCCCCAGCAGCGCGAGCGGGCCAAGAAAACGCTGGAAGAGCGGGTCGCCGCCTACGGGCAGACGCTGCTCGGCTGGCGGGAGCTGCCGATCGACCCCGAGGGCGCCGACGTCGGCCCGTCCGCCCGGGCCTGCATGCCGCACATCGAACAGGTGTTCGTCGCCGCCGGCGAGAACGTCGTCAAGAATGGCGATCTGAACGAGGGCGCCTTCGACCGGGCCCTGTTCCTCATCCGCAAAAGCGTCTCCCGCATGGTGCGGGAGGAGAGCGGGATGCCGGAGGCGCTGCTGTTTTACGTGTGCAGCCTGAACGCCCGCACGATCGTCTACAAAGGCATGCTGACCCCGGAACAGGTCATGCCGATGTACCCGGACCTCGCCGCCGAGGACTACACCACGCACCTGGCGATGGTGCACAGCCGGTTCAGCACGAACACCTTCCCCAGCTGGGACCGCGCCCAGCCGCTGCGGAACATCGCCCACAACGGCGAGATCAACACCCTCCGCGGCAACCGCAACTGGATGGCGGCCCGGCAGGGGCAGCTTCAGAGCGAGTTCTTCGACGGCAAACTGGCCGATTCGTTCCCGATCTGCGAGGAGCACCTCTCCGACAGCGGGAACTTCGACAACTGCCTCGAACTGCTGCTCCGCAGCGGTCGCAGCCCGCAGGAGGCGATCATGCTGATGATCCCCGAGGCGTGGCAGAACCACGAACAGATGCCCGAGGAGAAGCGGGCCTTTTACGAGTATCACAGCGCCCTGATGGAGCCGTGGGACGGCCCGGCCAGCGTCTCGTTTACCGACGGCCACGTGATCGGCGCCGTGCTGGACCGCAACGGCCTGCGGCCCAGCCGCTACTACGTCACCCACGACGACCGCGTGGTGATGGCCTCCGAGGTCGGCGTGCTGGACGTCGCCCCGGAGAACGTCAAGGAGAAGGGCCGCCTCAAGCCGGGCCGCATGTTCCTCGTCAACTTCGACGAGGGCCGCATCGTGCCGGACAAAGAACTGAAGATGAACGCCGCCGAGCGGCGCCCCTACGGCGAGTGGTTGCGCGAGCAGCGGCTTGAGTTGAGCGAGCTGCCTGCCGCGACGGCGCCGCCCGCCCGCAGCGGGGAGCGGCTGTTCAAGCGCCTCCGCAGCTTCGGGTACAGCGAGGAGACGCTGCGGTTCATGTTGCTCCCGTTGATCCGGGCGAAGAAGGACCCGATCGGTTCGATGGGCGACGACGCGGCCCTCGCCTGCCTGTCGGAGCAGCCCCGGCTGGTGCCGGACTACTTCAAGCAGCTGTTCGCCCAGGTGACGAACCCGGCGATCGACTCCATCCGGGAGGAGATCGTGATGAGCCTGGAGTGCTTCGTCGGCCCGGAGGGCAACCTCCTGAACACCACGCCGGAGCAGTGCCACCGCCTGCGGGTGCCGCACCCGGTGCTGACCAACGAACAGACGGCGGCCCTGAAGGGACTGGGCGACAACCCGCACCGCGGCTGGTCGTCGCGGGTGGCGGACTTCACGTTCGCCAAGCCGGAGGACCCGCGGGACGCGGAGCGGCTGCTGATCGAGACCTTGGACGCCCTCTGCGCCGAGGCCGACGCCGCCATCGAGGCCGGCCAGGCCCTGCTGATCCTCAGCGACCGGGCCGCGGGGTCTGACCGCGTCGCCGTGCCGGCCCTGCTGGCGGCGGGAGCGGTGCACCAACACCTCATCCGCACGGAGAGCCGCACCAAGCTGGGGCTGATCCTCGAAAGCGGCGAGACCCGCGAGGTGCACCACTTCTGCACGCTGGTCGGCTACGGCGCCGACGCGATCAACCCGTACCTCGCCTTCGCCGCGATTCGCCACGCCCGCGACGGGGGCTCGCTGGCGGAGCACGAGAGCAGCGGCAAGCCCTGGACCGACGACGAAATCGTCGCCGCCTTTCGCAAGGGCGTGGGCAAGGGGATGCTGAAGGTTTTCGCGAAGATGGGCATCAGCACCCTGCAGAGCTACAAGGGCGCCCAGATCTTCGAGGCGTTGGGCCTCGGGCAGGAGGTCATCGACCGCTGCTTCACCGGCACGCCGAGCCGCATCAAGGGCATCGGCTTCGACCGCCTCGCCCTGGACGCGATGCAGCGGCACGACCTCGGCTACCCGTCCGCCGCCGCGACCCGCGGGGACGACTACGACCCGGTCGACCTGCCCAACCCCGGCACCTACGCCTGGCGGGCCGAGGGCGAGAAGCACGCCTGGACGCCGCAGACCATCGCCGCGGTGCAGAACGCCGCCCGCACCGGCGACAAGGACGCCTACAAGCAGTTCGCCGCCATGGTGAACGAGCGGGTGGCGAAGGACTGCAACCTCCGCGGCCTGGTCCGCTTCCGCACCGAGGACGCGGAACCGATCGACCTGGACTCGGTCGAGCCGGCCAGCGAGATCGTCAAGCGGTTCTGCACCGGCGCCATGAGCTACGGCAGCATCTCCGCCGAAGCCCACGAGACGCTCGCGGTGGCGATGAACCGCCTCGGCGGGAAGTCGAACACCGGCGAGGGCGGCGAGAACCCGGAACGGTTCAACCCGCTGCCCAACGGCGACACCAAGCGCTCCGCGATCAAGCAGGTCGCCAGCGGCCGGTTCGGCGTGACGAGCTGGTACCTCACCAACGCCGACGAGATCCAAATCAAGATCTCCCAGGGCGCCAAGCCCGGCGAGGGCGGGGAACTGCCCGGCCATAAGGTGGACAAGATCATCGCCTCCGTCCGGCACAGCACGCCGGGCGTGGGCCTGATCTCCCCGCCGCCCCACCACGACATTTACTCCATCGAGGACCTGTCGCAGCTCATCTTCGACCTGAAGAACGCCAACCCCGGCGCCCGCATCAGCGTGAAGCTGGTGTCCGAGGTGGGCGTGGGCACCGTCGCCGCGGGCGTCGCCAAGGGGCACGCGGACAACATCCTCGTCTCCGGGGCCAGCGGCGGCACCGGCGCCAGCCCGCTCACCAGCATTAAACACGCCGGTCTGCCGTGGGAGCTGGGCATCGCCGAGACCCACCAGACCCTCGTGATGAACGGCCTCCGCGACCGCGTGCGGTTGCAGACGGACGGGCAGCTCAAGACCGGCCGGGACGTCGCCGTCGCCTGCCTGCTGGGGGCCGAGGAGTTCGGCTTCAGCACCGCCCCGCTGATCACGCTGGGCTGCATCATGATGCGGAAGTGCCACCTCAACACCTGCCCGGTGGGCATCGCCACGCAGGACCCGGCCCTTCGAAAGATGTTCCGCGGCCAGCCGGAGCACGTGGTGAACTACCTGTTCGCCGTCGCTGAGGAATGCCGGGAGATCATGGCGTCGCTGGGCTTCCGGACGATCGACGAGATGGTCGGCCGGGCCGACCTGCTCGCCCCGGACCTGCCGGTCGGTCACCCCAAGGCCGGTCAGCTCGACCTCACCCCGATCCTGCGGAAGGCGACCAGTGACTACCAGAACGCGGGCACCTTCTGCACCGTGGACCAGAAGCACGAACTGGACCTGGTGAAGGACCGGCAACTCATCAAGGACGCCGCCCCCGCCCTGAAGGACGGCACGCCGGTGGAGCTGAAGTACACGATCGAAAACATCGACCGCGCCTTCGGCACGATGCTCTCCCATGAGGTCTCCAAGGCCCACGGCGCGAATGGGCTGCCGGACGACACGATCAAGCTGCACTGCACCGGCTCCGCCGGGCAGAGCCTCGGCGCCTGGTTGGCGCAGGGGGTGACGATCGAGGTCACCGGCGACGCCAACGACTACGTCGGCAAGGGCCTGTCCGGCGGGCGGATCGTCCTGCGGCCGCCCGCGAACTGCGGCTTCGACCCGGCGGAGAACATGATCCTCGGCAACGTCGCCCTGTACGGGGCGACGAGCGGGGAACTGTTCGCCCGCGGCGTCGCCGCCGAGCGGTTCTGCGTCCGCAACAGCGGCGCCAGCGCCGTCGTCGAGGGCTGCGGCGATCACGGCTGCGAATACATGACCGGCGGCCGGGCAGTGATCCTCGGGGAGACCGGCCGCAACTTCGCCGCCGGGATGAGCGGCGGCATCGCCTACGTGCTCGACCCCAACGAGACACTGCTGGCGAAGACGAACCTCGCCACCGTGGAACTCGAACCGGTCGAGGGCGGCGACGCCGACGAACTGAAGGCCCTGATCGAACGGCACGTGGCGCTGACGGACAGCGCCCGCGGCGCCGAACTGCTGAAGGACTGGAACGCCGCGCGGAAGAACTTCCGCAAGGTGATGCCGGTCGACTACCGCCGGGCGCTGGCCGAGCTGGCGTCCGAGGGCGACGAGGCCGGGATGGCCGCGGCGTCCGCCGGCGAGACCGTCACCCCGGTCGTCGCCGCCTGA
- a CDS encoding glutamate synthase subunit beta, whose translation MGNPTGFKTINRAVPSDRDPLLRILDWNEFHEHMPEEELRSQGARCMDCGVPFCHTGDVMNRMAAGCPLHNLIPEWNDLVYRGKWKEALDRLHKTNNFPEFTGRVCPAPCEGSCVLGITSPPVTIKNIEVSIADRGWEEGWVKPDPPEARTGKTVAVVGSGPAGLAAAQQLNSVGHKVTVYERDDRVGGLLTYGIPNMKLDKKLVARRVEQMKAEGVEFVVNCAIGKDISADELKKDFDAVVLCTGATKPNDFFARTPGRDAKGIHFAMDFLRPNTQKVLGGNPPDYISAEGKKVLVIGGGDTGTDCIGTSLRQECESVVTFEIVATPPQERPANNPWPQWPMVYRTDYGHEEAAAKMDYDNDPRFSFKQNHHDPREYEIQTLEFLKDDAGNLSGVRACRVDWSKPQPGGAPFTVVENSEFTIECDLALLALGFGGPEPTPAEQLGVEFDARGNFQAEFGKYVTNVPGVFASGDCRRGQSLVVWAIAEGREAARECDRFLMGSTRLP comes from the coding sequence ATGGGCAATCCCACCGGCTTCAAGACGATCAACCGGGCCGTCCCGTCCGACCGCGATCCGCTGCTCCGCATCCTCGACTGGAACGAGTTCCACGAGCACATGCCGGAAGAAGAGCTGCGGTCGCAGGGCGCCCGCTGCATGGACTGCGGCGTCCCGTTCTGCCACACCGGCGACGTGATGAACCGGATGGCCGCCGGCTGTCCGCTGCACAACCTCATCCCGGAGTGGAACGACCTCGTCTACCGCGGCAAGTGGAAGGAGGCGCTGGACCGCCTGCACAAGACGAACAACTTCCCGGAGTTCACCGGCCGCGTCTGCCCGGCGCCCTGCGAGGGCTCCTGCGTGCTGGGCATCACTTCGCCGCCGGTGACGATCAAGAACATTGAGGTCTCGATCGCCGACCGCGGCTGGGAAGAGGGCTGGGTGAAGCCCGACCCGCCGGAGGCCCGCACCGGCAAGACCGTCGCCGTCGTCGGCAGCGGCCCGGCCGGCCTCGCCGCCGCCCAGCAGCTCAACAGCGTCGGCCACAAGGTCACGGTGTACGAGCGGGACGACCGCGTCGGCGGCCTGCTGACCTACGGCATCCCCAACATGAAGCTCGACAAGAAGCTCGTCGCCCGCCGGGTCGAGCAGATGAAGGCCGAGGGGGTGGAGTTCGTGGTGAACTGCGCCATCGGCAAGGACATCTCCGCCGACGAACTAAAGAAGGACTTCGACGCCGTGGTGCTCTGCACCGGCGCCACCAAGCCGAACGACTTCTTCGCCAGGACCCCCGGCCGCGACGCCAAGGGCATCCACTTCGCGATGGACTTCCTGCGGCCGAACACCCAGAAGGTGCTCGGCGGCAACCCGCCGGACTACATCTCCGCCGAGGGGAAGAAGGTCCTGGTGATCGGCGGCGGCGATACCGGCACGGACTGCATCGGCACCAGCCTGCGGCAGGAGTGCGAGAGCGTGGTGACGTTCGAAATCGTCGCCACCCCGCCGCAGGAGCGCCCGGCGAACAACCCCTGGCCGCAGTGGCCGATGGTCTATCGCACCGACTACGGCCACGAGGAGGCTGCGGCGAAGATGGACTACGACAACGACCCGCGGTTCAGCTTCAAACAGAACCACCACGACCCCCGCGAGTACGAAATCCAGACGCTGGAGTTCCTGAAGGACGACGCCGGGAACCTTTCCGGCGTGCGGGCCTGCCGGGTGGACTGGTCGAAGCCGCAGCCGGGCGGGGCGCCGTTCACGGTGGTGGAGAACAGCGAGTTCACGATCGAGTGCGACCTCGCCCTGCTGGCCCTCGGTTTCGGCGGTCCGGAGCCGACCCCGGCGGAGCAGTTGGGCGTCGAGTTCGACGCCCGCGGCAACTTTCAGGCGGAGTTCGGCAAGTATGTGACGAACGTGCCCGGCGTGTTCGCCTCCGGCGACTGCCGCCGCGGCCAGAGTCTCGTCGTCTGGGCGATCGCCGAAGGCCGGGAGGCCGCCCGTGAATGCGACCGCTTCCTCATGGGCAGCACCCGGTTGCCGTGA